A stretch of the Polyangiaceae bacterium genome encodes the following:
- a CDS encoding protein kinase — protein MLAPGARLAHFVIQRQLGAGGMGVVYEAVDETLGRKVAVKVLPPELVGSAERRARFLREARSAAAMSHPNIATVFEIDEANGQVFIVMELVPGESLRDLLARGRLPFSRALDIALGVTRAAAHAHTAGVVHRDLKPENVMVLPGDQVKVLDFGVAKPDVDAALANTLPASGAITEEGRVLGTPGYMAPEQARGELVTARSDIFSIGVVLYEMVTGARPFQGSSSMDVLAATTRDEPLPVSSHNPGAPPIIEKLVRRCLAKQPSARFASAVELGSALEAAAREVSAHELATTQAMPTPFPSSPPRPASAPSTTAATALPVTAPTPTVAPRRPVVALVLVALVFAGLSFGASKAIQGKRARSSPLASAALPSARVEPKLGLDTLERYGREARSTSALSPGEWETAALDFERAAAQPGAPVRWSAARSFALGMRDMALGKLDAAEAGLQSAARADPSFALPHVGLSSLLVRQGKPDLAVREAQTAQSLEPDLLAAVAAAGRAHSAAGRHTDAIEQLRRALEKSPVPGLRAQLALAYHHGRYDDAAVREAELVLKEDPDNVSARVLLAERALEKGDGKLAFSHSERAVAVEPRNDSAWLAQGDALLLLKRNDEAKQALAEAVRLWSEAKQVGAPVSRLEAVKAALDAGKLPAPRVQVRAGTPSPQRSRSAPRAKPSQVNL, from the coding sequence GTGCTCGCTCCCGGCGCCCGCCTCGCCCACTTCGTGATCCAGCGCCAGCTCGGCGCCGGTGGCATGGGTGTGGTCTACGAGGCCGTGGACGAGACGCTCGGCCGCAAGGTGGCGGTCAAGGTGTTGCCGCCGGAGCTGGTCGGATCCGCGGAACGCCGAGCGCGCTTCTTGCGGGAGGCGCGCTCCGCGGCGGCGATGAGCCACCCGAACATCGCCACGGTGTTCGAGATCGACGAGGCGAACGGGCAGGTGTTCATCGTCATGGAGCTCGTGCCCGGGGAGAGCCTGCGCGATCTCCTGGCCAGAGGTCGGCTGCCGTTCTCGCGCGCGCTGGACATCGCCCTCGGAGTGACGCGGGCCGCCGCTCACGCTCACACGGCCGGGGTCGTCCACCGCGACCTCAAGCCCGAGAACGTGATGGTGCTGCCTGGCGATCAGGTGAAGGTGCTCGACTTCGGCGTGGCCAAGCCGGACGTGGACGCGGCGCTCGCCAACACCTTGCCCGCCAGCGGGGCCATCACCGAAGAAGGCCGCGTGCTCGGCACGCCGGGCTACATGGCGCCGGAGCAGGCGCGGGGCGAGCTCGTGACCGCCCGCTCGGACATCTTCTCCATCGGCGTCGTGCTCTACGAGATGGTGACCGGAGCCCGGCCTTTCCAGGGCAGCTCGTCCATGGACGTGCTGGCTGCGACGACGCGCGACGAGCCGCTGCCGGTGTCCAGTCACAACCCAGGCGCCCCGCCCATCATCGAGAAGCTCGTGCGGCGCTGTCTGGCGAAGCAGCCGAGCGCCCGCTTCGCGAGCGCCGTCGAGCTGGGGAGCGCCCTCGAGGCGGCCGCGCGCGAGGTGTCCGCACACGAGCTGGCCACCACGCAGGCCATGCCGACGCCCTTCCCTTCGTCGCCGCCTCGTCCGGCGAGCGCTCCGAGCACGACGGCGGCGACGGCGCTGCCCGTCACGGCTCCGACGCCGACCGTCGCGCCGCGCCGGCCCGTCGTCGCGCTCGTGCTGGTCGCGCTGGTGTTCGCCGGGTTGAGCTTCGGTGCGTCGAAGGCCATCCAAGGCAAGCGGGCCCGCTCGAGCCCGCTGGCCAGCGCCGCGCTCCCCAGCGCGCGCGTCGAGCCGAAGCTGGGGCTCGACACCCTGGAGCGCTACGGCAGGGAAGCGCGCTCCACCTCCGCGCTCTCGCCGGGCGAGTGGGAGACCGCCGCGCTCGACTTCGAGCGCGCGGCGGCTCAGCCCGGCGCGCCGGTGCGTTGGTCCGCTGCGCGTTCCTTCGCGCTCGGCATGCGCGACATGGCCTTGGGCAAGCTCGACGCCGCCGAAGCCGGCTTGCAGAGCGCGGCGCGGGCCGACCCGAGCTTCGCGCTGCCCCACGTGGGCCTCTCGTCGCTCCTGGTTCGCCAGGGCAAGCCCGACCTGGCCGTGCGCGAGGCGCAGACGGCGCAATCGCTCGAGCCCGACCTCTTGGCCGCCGTGGCCGCGGCGGGTCGCGCCCACTCCGCGGCGGGCCGGCACACCGACGCCATCGAGCAGCTCCGCCGGGCCCTGGAGAAGTCGCCGGTGCCCGGGCTGCGCGCGCAGCTGGCGCTGGCCTACCACCACGGCCGCTACGACGACGCGGCCGTGCGCGAGGCCGAGCTGGTGCTGAAGGAAGATCCGGACAACGTCTCGGCGCGCGTGCTCTTGGCGGAGCGCGCGCTGGAGAAGGGAGACGGCAAGCTCGCCTTCTCGCACAGCGAGCGCGCCGTGGCCGTCGAGCCCCGCAACGACTCCGCTTGGCTCGCGCAGGGCGACGCCCTGTTGCTCCTGAAACGCAACGACGAGGCGAAGCAGGCGCTGGCCGAGGCGGTGCGCTTGTGGAGCGAGGCGAAGCAGGTCGGCGCGCCGGTCTCGCGCCTCGAGGCCGTGAAGGCCGCGCTCGACGCCGGCAAGCTGCCGGCGCCGCGGGTGCAGGTCCGTGCGGGCACGCCTTCGCCGCAGCGCTCGCGGTCTGCGCCGCGGGCGAAGCCGAGCCAGGTGAACCTCTGA
- a CDS encoding tetratricopeptide repeat protein yields MNKRLEMLEKMLASGSADSFARYALALEYKREGRTEDALATFTALREVDPDYLPMYLMAGQLLIDTRRGEEAKDWLLRGIELAKKKGEGKAQAELEAALAVT; encoded by the coding sequence ATGAACAAGCGGCTGGAGATGCTCGAGAAGATGCTAGCGAGCGGCAGTGCCGATTCGTTCGCGCGCTACGCGCTCGCGCTGGAGTACAAGCGCGAGGGGCGCACGGAGGACGCGCTCGCGACGTTCACGGCGCTGCGCGAGGTGGACCCGGACTACCTGCCGATGTACCTGATGGCGGGTCAGCTCCTGATCGACACCCGCCGGGGCGAGGAGGCCAAGGACTGGCTCCTCCGTGGCATCGAGCTGGCGAAGAAGAAGGGCGAAGGCAAGGCCCAGGCGGAGCTCGAGGCAGCGCTGGCGGTGACCTGA
- a CDS encoding DUF4339 domain-containing protein: MTTKSSSPPAPEKTDPCAAPEPESEPAPAPEPVIGLQISSMDRWFVTNGVTAVGPVSYELLRRGVESGRIPAGAFVRHDSWKVWRRLDDLEQLSAAKREEAVQHLAAVSAAAEERASNPHNEPPPPPTAEELSAHSEPAKVPSMRPVAVDPAGVLESATDPEQAMLLALSTAVTASGAHVGFLHIPRVDLGATVTSFAHGPDAEVLLGERLAANDPALLAAQAGHTVMGEPRLGEAGRYIAGRMTRCLPGPRGVAMVPVMVEGRLSAMIEVGRASRPFRATELARIEEVAEALAKRIVALGWN; the protein is encoded by the coding sequence GTGACCACCAAGTCCAGCAGCCCGCCGGCGCCGGAGAAGACGGATCCTTGCGCCGCACCCGAGCCGGAGTCCGAGCCCGCGCCGGCGCCGGAGCCGGTCATCGGCCTGCAGATCTCGAGCATGGATCGCTGGTTCGTGACCAACGGCGTCACCGCCGTCGGCCCCGTCAGCTACGAGCTACTGCGCCGTGGCGTCGAGTCGGGACGCATCCCAGCCGGCGCGTTCGTGCGCCACGACAGTTGGAAGGTGTGGCGCCGCCTCGACGATCTGGAGCAGCTCTCCGCGGCGAAGCGCGAGGAGGCCGTGCAGCACCTGGCCGCGGTGAGCGCTGCCGCCGAGGAGCGCGCGAGCAACCCTCACAACGAGCCCCCGCCCCCGCCCACGGCGGAGGAGCTCAGCGCGCACAGCGAGCCCGCCAAGGTTCCGTCGATGCGCCCAGTGGCCGTCGATCCGGCGGGCGTGCTCGAGAGCGCGACGGATCCGGAGCAGGCGATGCTCCTGGCCCTGTCCACCGCGGTGACGGCGTCCGGCGCCCACGTCGGCTTCCTGCACATCCCGCGGGTCGATCTCGGCGCCACGGTAACCAGCTTCGCGCACGGGCCCGACGCCGAGGTGCTGCTCGGCGAGCGCCTGGCCGCCAACGATCCGGCGCTGCTCGCGGCGCAGGCGGGGCACACCGTGATGGGCGAGCCGCGGCTGGGTGAAGCCGGCCGCTACATCGCGGGGCGCATGACCCGTTGCCTTCCGGGCCCGCGCGGCGTGGCGATGGTCCCCGTGATGGTGGAGGGCCGCCTGAGCGCGATGATCGAGGTGGGCCGCGCCTCGCGCCCGTTCCGGGCCACGGAGCTGGCGCGCATCGAAGAGGTGGCGGAGGCGCTCGCGAAGCGCATCGTTGCCCTGGGCTGGAACTGA
- a CDS encoding protein kinase, protein MTDEPSHPVPERLADFEVIRRLGAGGMAEVFLAKRRGAEGTYKLLVVKRILPQFGSSRRFRSMFAEEAQLATRLNHPNIVQVYDFQDYGEEGQLLSMEYVEGPDLRKVMRAARGNQKKVPPYVAAYVIAEVAKGLHYAHERRDEGGAPLEIVHRDVSPQNVLLSFEGAIKVADFGIASANLFREEPGVLKGKTAYMSPEQARGEKADRRTDIYSLGVVFHELLTGRPLHGAAEGQELLEAVRAGAVEPPSTFARDVPPELEAIVMRALAKGADDRFQNAREMAAAITRVLFQKQEMIDGHVVEGVLSQLVSREHTSPGVDGEMQSQAESQFGDDESDGGRSAQSSTGTGSAVPVVLPTDEPTGPGRPIRPKRTREAGREVRHVAIVTLRLHGLDELEKAIGPGGATRFLEQLRGTLDEIAFKRAARWTWEARQAPAGGGAPSLSTSARAVVGLTANPARAPFDAAWLAVDVHEAIHGATDDLPVPLLASVGIVRGVATGRRDKGGHLVEHALQEAADYLSGLLGERAPEGVTWVAGGLYRLVRRDFVWGDAPTIVLDDAVARGLPQNMRIYSLVRPLTRDERLHETAHAPSDLIGRDSELADLQAAYHQALTPGPNGGAGQVTARVVYGEMGIGKTALVGTFLSELPPDARILRVECSPSRTEVPFANVAEWVRQLTNTKIDQPIEEVAQAITDVLGDFVSGPTGPEIVTRLAELVVGRVAAASDEGDVAHYKKLIASGIRRFFARAASSSPLVVMIEGIQWSDRPSLELVAELLKRGDPIPLLAVLVTRPDEGTASYIDGLVRIELKGLSAENQIRLLQARLGAREGVAQVCADLLPRAAGNPFFLIEMVDALLERGTLELHERPDGSQELVRVERPGEAGPALPSTLEQLIADRLGELPVEEQEIVEWLAVAGGPLDMVDLDALKGVSAEEPVIRLCARGLCDTKGDSVDVRHPLTRDVAYRGLEKTTRESMHRRLGQHLAATPLAQGLTAAIVARHLSRGKAGAEAAALYLAAAGVARASYQVQLATRYYRRALALLPEDDLKRLEAHEALENITRFQGRWRERRRHLTALRQLARKAGSPSWAATALFRTARFEQDEGHLARGLTSARRAEQVANQAQMPVLEAQTQALMSEMLRDLGDMQGALAACDRALRTANHPDVPPRFRAEVLRTRGTLLRRVGRTDEAVDAHAEAIAVFRQAGARRQEARAKNSLAYALFVLGRFEDAIALALDAIRIDLAIGGRFQIAKTLSNIGQCYARLGDVQRGLAYLKRAREAHERYGDQDARADTLLCTAEVLLELGDVAAADTFVGDAGALTAVTGSAYDSVHEKIMRALLARVTDDSGSAVMFAFDARQAAEAQAYVAYHFYAMAVEAAARADIGESHTGILLATTAMGAIETIQGSEYGLETRALCLEALERSGSPQVTEMRRRARKYALELYDSIRDPELKHMFVKRGAVAKLFGSEPPVLPEIAGAPIKAEPPPLPSDFPPSSEPPPAAPREDVQSDEEMG, encoded by the coding sequence ATGACTGACGAGCCCTCTCACCCGGTCCCCGAGCGCTTGGCGGACTTCGAGGTGATCCGCCGCCTGGGCGCTGGCGGAATGGCCGAGGTGTTCCTGGCCAAGCGCCGCGGGGCGGAGGGCACGTACAAGCTCCTCGTCGTGAAACGCATCCTGCCGCAGTTCGGCTCGTCGCGGCGCTTCCGCTCCATGTTCGCCGAGGAAGCGCAGCTCGCGACTCGCCTCAACCATCCGAACATCGTCCAGGTCTACGACTTCCAAGACTACGGCGAGGAGGGGCAGCTCCTCAGCATGGAATACGTCGAGGGCCCGGATCTGCGCAAGGTGATGCGCGCCGCCCGCGGCAACCAGAAGAAGGTTCCGCCTTATGTCGCGGCGTACGTCATCGCGGAGGTCGCCAAGGGCCTGCACTACGCCCACGAGCGCCGGGACGAAGGCGGGGCGCCGCTCGAGATCGTGCACCGCGACGTGTCGCCGCAGAACGTGCTGCTCTCGTTCGAAGGCGCGATCAAGGTCGCGGACTTCGGCATCGCGAGCGCGAACCTGTTCCGCGAAGAGCCCGGCGTGCTCAAGGGCAAGACCGCCTACATGTCGCCGGAGCAGGCGCGGGGCGAGAAGGCGGATCGCCGCACGGACATCTACTCGCTGGGCGTGGTGTTCCACGAGCTCCTGACCGGGCGGCCGCTGCACGGCGCCGCCGAAGGCCAGGAGCTGCTCGAGGCGGTGCGCGCCGGCGCGGTGGAGCCGCCCAGCACCTTCGCCCGGGACGTGCCGCCGGAGCTCGAGGCCATCGTGATGCGCGCGCTGGCCAAGGGCGCCGACGACCGCTTCCAGAACGCCCGCGAGATGGCCGCCGCCATCACCCGAGTCCTGTTCCAGAAGCAGGAGATGATCGACGGGCACGTGGTGGAGGGCGTGCTGTCGCAGCTGGTCAGCCGCGAGCACACCTCGCCGGGCGTGGACGGCGAGATGCAGAGCCAGGCCGAGAGCCAGTTCGGCGACGACGAGAGCGACGGCGGGCGCTCCGCGCAGAGCAGCACCGGCACGGGCTCGGCGGTGCCGGTCGTGCTGCCCACCGACGAGCCGACGGGTCCGGGCCGGCCGATTCGACCCAAGCGGACGCGCGAGGCGGGGCGCGAGGTGCGCCACGTCGCCATCGTGACCTTGCGCCTGCACGGGCTCGACGAGCTGGAGAAGGCCATCGGACCGGGAGGCGCCACTCGGTTCCTGGAGCAGCTGCGCGGCACGCTCGACGAGATCGCCTTCAAGCGCGCGGCGCGCTGGACCTGGGAGGCCCGCCAGGCTCCGGCTGGCGGCGGCGCTCCGTCGCTCTCCACGTCCGCCCGCGCGGTGGTCGGGCTCACCGCCAACCCGGCGCGCGCTCCGTTCGACGCGGCCTGGCTCGCCGTGGACGTCCACGAGGCCATCCACGGCGCCACCGACGATCTGCCCGTGCCGCTCCTGGCCAGCGTGGGCATCGTGCGCGGCGTGGCCACCGGGCGCCGCGACAAGGGCGGGCACTTGGTCGAGCACGCGCTGCAAGAGGCAGCCGACTACCTGTCCGGTCTGCTCGGCGAGCGCGCGCCGGAGGGCGTGACCTGGGTCGCGGGCGGGCTGTACCGCCTGGTGCGACGCGACTTCGTCTGGGGCGACGCTCCGACCATCGTGCTCGACGACGCGGTGGCGCGCGGGCTACCGCAGAACATGCGGATCTACTCGCTGGTGCGCCCGCTGACCCGCGACGAGCGCCTGCACGAGACCGCGCACGCGCCGAGCGATCTGATCGGCCGTGACTCGGAGCTGGCAGATCTCCAGGCCGCGTACCACCAGGCGCTGACACCCGGCCCGAACGGCGGTGCCGGTCAGGTCACCGCGCGCGTCGTGTACGGCGAGATGGGCATCGGCAAGACGGCGCTGGTGGGGACCTTCCTCTCGGAGCTGCCGCCGGACGCGCGCATCCTGAGGGTGGAGTGCTCGCCGTCGCGCACCGAGGTCCCGTTCGCGAACGTCGCGGAGTGGGTTCGACAGCTCACCAACACCAAGATCGATCAACCCATCGAAGAGGTAGCGCAGGCCATCACCGACGTGCTCGGCGACTTCGTGAGCGGGCCCACGGGCCCGGAGATCGTGACGCGTCTGGCCGAGCTGGTGGTCGGACGCGTCGCCGCCGCTTCGGACGAAGGGGACGTCGCGCACTACAAGAAGCTGATCGCCTCCGGCATCCGTCGCTTCTTCGCCCGCGCCGCCTCCAGCTCGCCGCTGGTGGTGATGATCGAAGGGATTCAGTGGAGTGACCGACCCAGTCTGGAGCTGGTGGCCGAGCTGCTCAAGCGCGGCGATCCCATCCCGCTCCTGGCCGTGCTGGTGACGCGGCCCGACGAGGGCACGGCCTCGTACATCGACGGCCTGGTGCGCATCGAGCTCAAGGGGCTCTCGGCGGAGAACCAGATCCGCCTGCTGCAGGCCCGCCTGGGCGCGCGCGAGGGCGTGGCGCAGGTCTGCGCGGATCTGTTGCCCCGCGCCGCGGGCAACCCGTTCTTCCTGATCGAGATGGTGGACGCCTTGCTCGAACGCGGGACGCTCGAGCTGCACGAGCGCCCGGACGGCAGCCAAGAGCTGGTGCGCGTCGAGCGCCCTGGAGAAGCCGGACCCGCGCTGCCGTCCACACTGGAGCAGCTGATCGCCGATCGTCTGGGCGAGCTGCCGGTCGAGGAGCAGGAGATCGTCGAGTGGCTGGCCGTGGCCGGCGGGCCTCTCGACATGGTCGATCTGGACGCGCTGAAGGGTGTGAGCGCCGAGGAGCCGGTCATCCGCTTGTGCGCGCGCGGCCTGTGCGACACCAAGGGCGACAGCGTGGACGTGCGGCACCCGCTCACGCGCGACGTGGCCTACCGCGGGCTCGAGAAGACGACGCGCGAGAGCATGCACCGGCGCCTGGGCCAGCACCTGGCGGCGACGCCGCTGGCGCAGGGGCTCACGGCGGCGATCGTGGCGCGGCACCTCTCGCGCGGCAAGGCGGGCGCCGAGGCCGCGGCTCTCTATCTGGCCGCCGCCGGTGTGGCGCGCGCCAGCTACCAGGTCCAGCTGGCGACTCGCTACTACCGGCGCGCGCTCGCGCTGTTGCCGGAGGACGATCTCAAGCGGCTGGAGGCCCACGAGGCCCTGGAGAACATCACGCGCTTCCAGGGCCGCTGGCGCGAGCGCCGCCGCCACCTCACCGCGCTGCGCCAGCTGGCGCGCAAGGCCGGCTCGCCGAGCTGGGCGGCTACGGCGCTGTTCCGGACGGCGCGCTTCGAGCAGGACGAAGGGCACCTGGCCCGGGGGTTGACCAGCGCCCGGCGCGCCGAGCAGGTGGCCAACCAGGCGCAGATGCCGGTGCTGGAAGCGCAGACGCAGGCGCTGATGAGCGAGATGCTGCGCGATCTGGGCGACATGCAAGGCGCGCTCGCCGCTTGCGACCGCGCGCTCCGCACCGCCAACCACCCCGACGTGCCGCCGCGCTTTCGCGCGGAGGTGCTGCGCACGCGCGGCACGCTGCTCCGGCGCGTGGGCCGCACCGACGAGGCCGTGGACGCCCACGCCGAGGCCATCGCGGTGTTCCGGCAGGCAGGCGCGCGCCGCCAGGAGGCGCGCGCGAAGAACTCGCTCGCCTACGCCCTGTTCGTGCTCGGCCGCTTCGAGGACGCCATCGCCTTGGCCCTGGACGCCATCCGCATCGACCTGGCCATCGGCGGCCGCTTTCAAATCGCGAAGACGCTCTCGAACATCGGCCAGTGCTACGCCCGCCTGGGGGACGTGCAGCGTGGCCTCGCCTACCTGAAGCGCGCCCGGGAAGCGCACGAGCGCTACGGCGATCAGGACGCGCGCGCCGACACGCTCTTGTGTACCGCGGAGGTGTTGCTCGAACTGGGTGACGTGGCTGCGGCCGACACCTTCGTCGGCGACGCGGGGGCGCTCACCGCCGTCACCGGCAGCGCCTACGACTCGGTGCACGAGAAGATCATGCGGGCGCTGCTCGCCCGCGTGACAGACGACTCCGGCAGCGCGGTGATGTTCGCGTTCGACGCGCGCCAGGCAGCGGAGGCGCAGGCCTACGTGGCCTATCACTTCTACGCCATGGCCGTGGAAGCGGCGGCGCGGGCGGACATCGGCGAGTCGCACACCGGCATCTTGCTGGCCACGACCGCGATGGGCGCCATCGAGACCATCCAAGGCTCCGAATACGGCCTGGAGACCCGCGCGCTGTGCCTGGAGGCGCTCGAGCGCTCGGGCTCGCCGCAGGTCACCGAGATGCGCAGGCGGGCGCGCAAGTACGCCCTGGAGCTGTACGACTCGATCCGCGATCCGGAGCTCAAGCACATGTTCGTGAAGCGCGGCGCCGTCGCGAAGTTGTTCGGCAGCGAGCCGCCCGTGCTGCCGGAGATCGCCGGCGCGCCGATCAAGGCCGAGCCGCCACCTCTGCCCTCGGACTTCCCTCCTTCGAGCGAGCCGCCGCCCGCCGCGCCCCGAGAAGACGTTCAGTCGGACGAAGAGATGGGGTAG
- a CDS encoding patatin-like phospholipase family protein, which translates to MEGKRQHRRLAVILSGGGARGAYEVGVLWYLFDELTRMRGAPPRVDVICGTSVGAINCAYLAAHLADPVLGMRRLVDVWSTLELDDVLGFGWRQAVGLPRVLMGGGAGAGVFDVSPMARLVQREVPWRAVTRTLKSGLLKALSVSATEVATGRTVIFMQTGPNTSLPTRAPPRTLIRADRIGPQHALASAAIPLLFPPVQIGNQLYVDGGVRQNTPIAPAIRLGATHVFVVGTSRLVRGVAHTTPGKQSYPSATVLLGKIMNALLLDHLDNDLGFVNLLNDLMESGEAGFGTDFVDKLNEAAVMRGGHNFRPIETLVVRPTEGIGALAGEYMRLGKLRAGPVVTKQVLKLLDVGGIDDADLASYLLFDGGFARRLIDLGRSDAHARRAEILDFLGAAEDDAPIEGGGEGGSWTLPPPAVG; encoded by the coding sequence GTGGAAGGGAAGCGCCAGCACCGACGCCTCGCGGTCATCCTCTCCGGAGGTGGAGCCCGAGGCGCCTACGAGGTCGGGGTGCTCTGGTACCTGTTCGACGAGCTCACGCGCATGCGCGGCGCGCCGCCGCGCGTGGACGTGATCTGCGGTACCAGCGTCGGCGCCATCAACTGCGCGTACCTCGCGGCGCACCTCGCCGATCCGGTGCTGGGCATGCGCCGCCTCGTGGACGTGTGGTCCACGCTCGAGCTCGACGACGTGCTCGGCTTCGGCTGGCGCCAGGCGGTGGGCTTGCCGCGCGTATTGATGGGCGGCGGCGCCGGGGCCGGAGTCTTCGACGTCTCGCCGATGGCGCGGTTGGTCCAGCGCGAGGTGCCCTGGCGGGCCGTGACGCGCACTCTGAAGAGCGGGCTGCTCAAGGCGCTCAGCGTGTCCGCGACGGAGGTGGCCACCGGCCGGACGGTGATCTTCATGCAGACCGGGCCGAACACCTCGCTGCCGACGCGCGCGCCGCCGCGCACGCTGATCCGCGCCGACCGCATCGGGCCGCAGCACGCGCTGGCCTCGGCGGCCATCCCGCTCCTGTTCCCGCCGGTCCAGATCGGCAATCAGCTCTACGTGGACGGTGGCGTGCGCCAGAACACGCCCATCGCTCCGGCAATCCGCCTCGGCGCGACGCACGTCTTCGTGGTCGGGACGTCGCGGCTGGTGCGCGGCGTGGCCCACACCACGCCGGGCAAGCAGTCCTACCCGAGCGCCACGGTGCTGCTCGGCAAGATCATGAACGCCCTCTTGTTGGATCACCTGGACAACGACCTGGGCTTCGTGAACCTCCTGAACGACCTGATGGAGAGCGGCGAGGCCGGCTTCGGCACCGACTTCGTGGACAAGCTCAACGAGGCGGCGGTGATGCGCGGCGGCCACAACTTCCGCCCCATCGAGACCTTGGTGGTGCGACCCACCGAGGGCATCGGCGCGCTGGCCGGCGAGTACATGCGCCTGGGCAAGCTGCGCGCGGGCCCCGTGGTGACCAAGCAGGTCCTGAAGCTGCTCGACGTGGGCGGCATCGACGACGCGGATCTAGCGAGCTACCTGCTCTTCGACGGCGGCTTCGCCCGGCGCCTGATCGACCTGGGGCGCAGCGACGCCCACGCGCGGCGCGCGGAGATCCTGGATTTCCTCGGCGCCGCCGAGGATGACGCGCCCATCGAGGGCGGTGGCGAGGGGGGCAGCTGGACGCTGCCGCCGCCCGCCGTGGGCTGA
- the cobA gene encoding uroporphyrinogen-III C-methyltransferase produces the protein MTSGKAWLVGAGPGDPGLITVRGLEALGHADVVLYDALAHPSLLEACPNAEKVNVGKRYGVESPSQDSINQQIIEHARAGKRVVRLKGGDPFLFARGSEEASALARAGVPFEVVPGIPSAVGASAYAGMSLTHRDLSSSVTIITGSDKLGKEWSPDAWKKLATATDTICVLMGMRRIAEIAAAIVEGGRPASTPAAVVQWGARPEQRVVTGTLSDIASRARGAGLTNPAVIIVGEIVSLRSELRWFDNRPLFGKRVLVPRAPHQAESTAHAIRERAAEPVVFPVIEICDPPDPARLARAAVEASSYDWVVFTSANGVERFLTALRAGGRDARAFGSAKVAVIGPKTKASLEARGIVADLMAEEYVGEAVGQALLGQGPVRRVLIPRALVARDALPEMLRRAGAEVDVVAAYETRPVSAERAEKLRALLTSGGVDVVLFTSGSTVSSLCELLGPDAAALLAKVTVGSIGPVTSRALEERGVAQDVTARKYTVAGLLDALEAHFSGHPT, from the coding sequence ATGACCTCAGGCAAGGCGTGGCTCGTGGGTGCGGGTCCGGGCGACCCCGGCCTGATCACCGTGCGTGGGCTCGAAGCGCTCGGCCACGCAGACGTGGTGCTCTACGACGCGCTCGCGCACCCCTCGCTGCTCGAAGCCTGCCCGAACGCGGAGAAGGTCAACGTCGGCAAGCGCTACGGCGTCGAGAGCCCGTCGCAGGACAGCATCAACCAGCAGATCATCGAGCACGCTCGCGCCGGCAAGCGCGTGGTGCGCCTGAAGGGTGGTGATCCGTTCCTGTTCGCGCGCGGCTCCGAAGAGGCGAGCGCGCTGGCCCGCGCCGGCGTTCCGTTCGAGGTGGTGCCCGGGATCCCATCGGCGGTCGGGGCGAGCGCTTACGCAGGGATGTCGCTGACCCATCGCGATCTCTCGTCGAGCGTCACCATCATCACCGGCAGCGACAAGCTGGGCAAGGAGTGGTCGCCGGACGCCTGGAAGAAGCTGGCGACGGCCACCGACACCATCTGCGTGCTGATGGGCATGCGCCGCATCGCAGAGATCGCCGCCGCCATCGTCGAGGGCGGGCGCCCTGCCTCGACCCCCGCCGCGGTCGTGCAGTGGGGCGCGCGTCCAGAGCAGCGCGTGGTCACGGGCACGCTCTCCGACATCGCGAGCCGAGCGCGCGGCGCCGGCTTGACCAACCCCGCCGTGATCATCGTCGGCGAGATAGTGAGCCTGCGCAGCGAGCTGCGCTGGTTCGACAACCGGCCGCTGTTCGGCAAGCGCGTGCTCGTCCCCCGGGCCCCGCACCAGGCCGAGAGCACGGCTCACGCCATCCGCGAGCGCGCCGCGGAGCCGGTGGTGTTTCCGGTGATCGAGATCTGCGATCCGCCGGATCCCGCCCGGCTCGCCCGCGCGGCGGTCGAGGCCTCGAGCTACGACTGGGTGGTCTTTACCAGCGCGAACGGGGTCGAGCGGTTCCTTACCGCGCTCCGCGCCGGCGGCCGGGACGCCCGGGCCTTCGGCTCGGCGAAGGTCGCGGTGATCGGGCCGAAGACCAAGGCCTCGCTCGAGGCCCGTGGCATCGTGGCCGACCTGATGGCGGAGGAGTACGTCGGCGAGGCGGTGGGTCAGGCGCTCCTCGGCCAGGGCCCGGTTCGCCGCGTGCTGATCCCCCGGGCGTTGGTGGCCCGGGACGCGCTGCCGGAGATGTTGCGCAGGGCCGGCGCCGAGGTGGACGTGGTCGCCGCTTACGAGACCCGTCCGGTGTCGGCAGAGCGCGCCGAGAAGCTGCGCGCGCTGCTCACGAGCGGCGGCGTGGACGTGGTCCTATTCACCTCGGGCTCCACGGTCAGCTCGTTGTGCGAGCTCCTCGGGCCGGACGCCGCGGCGCTGCTCGCCAAGGTCACGGTCGGCAGCATCGGCCCGGTCACGAGCCGCGCGCTCGAAGAGCGCGGCGTCGCTCAGGACGTGACGGCTCGGAAGTACACGGTCGCCGGGCTGCTCGACGCCCTCGAGGCCCACTTTTCAGGACACCCGACCTGA